Proteins encoded together in one Halothermothrix orenii H 168 window:
- a CDS encoding FecR family protein, with protein MRRLTVLFVIIVMITTVFITGNASPACTETEPVATVSNVEGRVEKLVNNWFLNIFQIKAWHVIKNGDNLNQGDVIKTGEKASCEIVFRNNSFVKIDGGSEVVIGECNIVETGTTTSLKLNKGRIWSRVEKVWKGITKFKVITPSAVAGVKGTLFSVCVGEGDTTILSVREGAVELSSREGDERVLVTTNNMARARAGLVLKPVKIDEQEKRAWERSDVKEWIKRVNLKVGEGSKADDGTSHVPEEPAANNGKPDDMDLPPDKDKDDEIDDYSDKEDKDDNTNNIDDDNYSKDKDEIIKDKDKKEDDQDQDKDADVKEKPTDIENEDKDKDEKKEDKDNGEENEDRNEKDSDEEVNSSSKDKNTNKSNPGVLAKTSKKK; from the coding sequence ATGAGAAGATTAACTGTATTATTTGTAATTATAGTAATGATAACAACAGTCTTTATTACAGGAAATGCTTCACCGGCCTGTACAGAGACAGAACCGGTGGCTACAGTCAGTAATGTAGAGGGCAGGGTTGAGAAACTGGTTAATAACTGGTTTTTAAATATTTTTCAGATAAAGGCCTGGCATGTTATTAAAAATGGAGATAACCTAAATCAGGGTGATGTTATTAAAACCGGTGAAAAGGCTTCCTGTGAAATTGTTTTCAGGAATAATTCTTTTGTCAAAATAGATGGCGGAAGTGAGGTTGTCATAGGAGAATGCAATATAGTTGAGACCGGGACAACGACTTCCCTTAAACTTAATAAAGGTAGAATATGGTCCAGGGTTGAAAAAGTATGGAAGGGTATAACTAAATTTAAGGTTATAACCCCTTCAGCAGTGGCCGGGGTTAAAGGAACCCTCTTCTCAGTTTGTGTTGGTGAAGGTGATACCACCATTCTTTCGGTAAGAGAAGGGGCTGTTGAGCTGTCCAGTAGGGAAGGTGATGAACGGGTTCTTGTTACCACTAATAACATGGCCCGGGCCAGGGCCGGCCTGGTTTTAAAGCCTGTCAAAATAGATGAACAGGAGAAAAGGGCCTGGGAGAGGTCAGATGTTAAGGAATGGATTAAAAGAGTCAACCTCAAAGTGGGTGAAGGTAGTAAGGCAGATGATGGCACAAGTCATGTCCCTGAAGAACCTGCCGCTAATAACGGGAAACCCGATGACATGGACCTACCTCCCGATAAAGATAAAGATGATGAGATAGATGATTACTCTGATAAAGAAGACAAGGATGATAACACGAATAATATAGATGATGATAACTATAGTAAGGATAAAGATGAAATCATTAAAGACAAAGATAAAAAAGAAGATGATCAGGACCAGGATAAAGATGCAGATGTAAAAGAAAAACCCACAGATATAGAAAACGAAGATAAAGATAAAGATGAAAAAAAAGAAGATAAAGATAATGGTGAAGAAAATGAAGACAGAAATGAAAAAGATTCAGATGAGGAAGTTAATAGTTCCAGTAAAGATAAGAATACAAATAAATCAAATCCAGGAGTTCTGGCAAAAACCTCAAAGAAAAAATGA
- a CDS encoding Crp/Fnr family transcriptional regulator — translation MSEISYRSIPLFSGLNDEQLDLLKSITNKRRYKAGEILFFEGDKPDAFYIVVEGEIQIIKVSYDGKEKILEVMGPGDFFGEMAIIDSKGRSATARVIRDSSLLVVGNQEFLNLVREYPFIALKIIGELSRRLRQANQDIESLAFLDVETRLKKFFRRMTGEIRDNGEAVVIDRNITHQDIARFIGTSRETVTRIINKLKDKGLLEIKREKIILKDINKW, via the coding sequence ATGAGTGAGATTAGTTACCGTTCTATTCCCCTTTTTTCAGGGCTTAACGATGAACAACTTGACCTCTTGAAAAGTATTACCAATAAGAGAAGATATAAAGCCGGTGAAATACTTTTTTTTGAGGGTGATAAGCCCGATGCTTTTTATATAGTGGTAGAAGGGGAGATTCAGATAATAAAAGTTTCATATGACGGCAAGGAAAAAATTCTGGAGGTCATGGGTCCCGGTGACTTCTTTGGAGAGATGGCTATTATTGATAGTAAAGGGCGTTCAGCTACAGCCAGGGTTATCCGGGATTCCAGTCTTCTGGTTGTCGGAAACCAGGAATTTTTAAACCTGGTCAGGGAATACCCCTTTATTGCCCTTAAAATTATTGGAGAATTAAGCCGGAGGTTGCGGCAGGCCAATCAGGATATAGAGAGCCTTGCTTTTCTGGATGTTGAAACCCGGTTAAAAAAGTTTTTCAGGCGAATGACTGGTGAGATCCGGGATAACGGAGAAGCAGTAGTTATAGACAGGAATATAACACACCAGGATATTGCCAGATTTATCGGGACTTCCCGGGAGACAGTAACCCGGATTATAAATAAACTTAAAGATAAAGGGTTATTAGAAATTAAAAGAGAGAAAATAATTTTAAAAGATATCAATAAATGGTGA
- a CDS encoding CHASE2 domain-containing protein: protein MKGKKNFRFKINIFNIAIIMIIIFLYFLNVFLPLDNKLFDILLVGRYLFKPPEVDNIVLVVIDDRSLSELGSWPISRSYYARAIRMLEKERARAIGLDIILEASSGREADEKLVKVLSQYENVVLPAVARVGLVRGLKTQHLTVNKISKPWPPFRERSIQGHINFIPDRDGIIRRLRPVMDKDGEKIFAFSAELARFYSDNIYKELEEQAGGILINFPGPPGTLPQVSFIDLIEGNYRPGFFKDKLVIIGTRLTGLGDRYMTSFARYGYVTGVEIHGQVLYSLINNSYITDSPFIVNIILMLLTGLILSFIFLNNPPSRSGLILFLVLVLLSVLGFILFFRYRYYLHLSGLYITAFMMYVTALGMWYFSSERERQKLARTFSRYISPEVMKELLNNPGLVNPGGQRMEVTVLFVDIRKFSDYARKREPEEVVKDLNRAFSRINRVIFKYRGTLDKYLGDGLLAIFGAPVPGDHHRERALMAAIEILGEDISFELGVGLNTGQVVVGNIGSDIRMDYTVVGHVVNRAARFVEIARPGEIVIGNNTYSGLPDRLKNMDWQRDEYKDSNIGSAERVYRLMRREQV from the coding sequence ATGAAGGGTAAGAAAAACTTCAGGTTCAAAATCAACATATTTAATATAGCTATTATTATGATTATAATTTTTTTATATTTTCTTAATGTTTTCTTACCCCTGGATAACAAATTATTTGATATTTTACTGGTGGGACGGTATTTATTTAAGCCCCCTGAAGTGGATAATATCGTTCTTGTGGTCATAGATGACAGGTCTTTATCAGAACTCGGTAGCTGGCCCATTAGTCGTTCTTATTATGCCCGGGCTATCAGGATGCTGGAAAAAGAGCGGGCCAGGGCTATTGGCCTGGATATTATCCTGGAGGCTTCCTCTGGGCGGGAAGCGGATGAAAAACTGGTTAAGGTCTTAAGCCAGTATGAGAATGTGGTTTTACCGGCAGTTGCCAGGGTAGGCCTTGTCAGGGGTTTAAAGACCCAGCATTTAACTGTAAATAAAATTAGTAAACCGTGGCCTCCTTTCAGGGAACGGTCAATCCAGGGTCACATTAACTTTATACCTGACCGTGATGGGATAATAAGGCGATTGAGGCCGGTTATGGATAAAGATGGAGAGAAGATATTTGCCTTCAGTGCGGAACTGGCCCGTTTTTACAGCGATAACATATATAAGGAGCTTGAGGAACAGGCGGGGGGAATATTAATTAATTTTCCAGGACCCCCTGGAACCCTTCCACAGGTATCTTTTATTGACCTTATAGAAGGTAATTACAGGCCCGGTTTTTTTAAGGATAAACTGGTTATTATCGGTACCCGGCTTACAGGACTGGGTGACCGGTACATGACCTCCTTTGCCCGGTATGGTTATGTAACCGGGGTTGAGATTCACGGCCAGGTATTGTATAGTCTTATTAACAACTCCTATATAACTGACTCACCTTTTATTGTCAATATAATTTTAATGCTGTTAACCGGACTAATATTATCCTTTATATTTTTGAATAACCCGCCGTCTCGGTCGGGGTTAATACTTTTTCTGGTTCTAGTACTACTGTCAGTTCTCGGTTTTATTCTCTTTTTCCGTTACCGGTATTACCTTCACCTGTCAGGGCTTTATATAACTGCCTTTATGATGTATGTTACAGCCCTGGGGATGTGGTATTTCTCCAGTGAAAGGGAAAGACAGAAGCTGGCCAGGACTTTTTCCCGGTATATATCACCTGAGGTCATGAAAGAACTTTTAAATAACCCGGGTCTGGTAAACCCTGGTGGCCAGAGGATGGAAGTTACAGTCCTCTTTGTTGATATCAGGAAATTTTCAGATTATGCCCGAAAAAGGGAGCCTGAAGAGGTTGTTAAGGACCTCAACAGGGCTTTTTCCAGAATAAACCGTGTTATATTTAAATACCGTGGTACTCTGGATAAATATCTCGGGGACGGCCTGCTTGCCATTTTTGGGGCACCGGTTCCCGGGGATCATCACCGGGAAAGGGCCCTTATGGCCGCTATTGAAATTCTTGGAGAAGATATTTCCTTTGAGCTGGGGGTTGGTCTTAATACCGGTCAGGTTGTGGTCGGTAATATCGGTTCGGACATAAGGATGGATTATACGGTGGTGGGCCATGTGGTTAACCGGGCAGCCCGATTTGTTGAAATTGCCCGTCCCGGGGAGATAGTTATTGGTAATAATACTTATTCAGGTCTTCCGGACAGGTTAAAAAATATGGACTGGCAACGAGATGAATATAAAGATAGTAATATAGGGTCAGCTGAAAGGGTTTACCGCCTGATGAGGAGGGAACAGGTATGA